The Erigeron canadensis isolate Cc75 chromosome 1, C_canadensis_v1, whole genome shotgun sequence genome segment ACAAACTGCCACGTCACTCCCATCACCTAATTCACAACTCCACTCACCATAGACACATTCTAATCTCATCCAACGACCATCGTATTTCCCAAAACCTCATCTTACTATACGTATCTTCCACCCGCTATACACGCGCGTTGGACAAATACTCCATCTTTCTCTCTAAACtcacactttctctctctaaaaattAAACTGTATATTTtatcaacaaaagaaaaatagcTGTCACACAATATTCCaatttttcatttctcatcatttagttttttttttatcgccAGTAACCGCCACCAACCACCACTAATCTCCGTCGTACGCCGGAGATACTGTCGTACCGTCTTTTCGGCGGTACCTATTTATTTCAGATCTGAGAAAATGTCGAAAACATGGGGGAAAATCGGCGCGTGGGCGGCGGAAGCCGAGCAAGCCGATGCAGAAGAAGCCGCAGCGGCGGCGGCAGCGGCCGCCGCAGCTCCGCCACAAAGTTATCCGAGCTTGAAGGAAGCAGTCAACACTAATAAAGGCAAGAAAAAGACGAAAATGACTTTACAGGAGTTTACGATGGCCGGAACCGGTACCGGAATCGGAAGCGCCGCTCGAGGATTGACGCCGGAGGAGATGATGAGGCTTCCTACCGGACCGAAGGAACGGTCGGCTGAGGAAATGCAGTACGGTCGTTCCGGTGGCGGTTTTTCGTCGTACGGTACTGGACGGAACGCCGGAAGACCCGGCAGTGATGGCGACGGCGCGTGGGGGAATAATAGGAGATCATATAGTGGATTTGAGGATAGAGGTACGGGTCCTAGGGTTTCTAGGGTTCCAGAATATGATCAACAACAGCCGTCTAGGGCTGATGAGGTTGATAAttggaaaatgatgaagaaaacgACGTCGTTTGATGTGAACCCTAGACCTAATCGTTTAGGACAGTTTTCTAGGGCTGATGAGCTTGATAATTGGACAGTTAATAAAAAACCTTCAGTAATGCCTAATACTAGATCTAATACATTTGGTCAGGGTTTTCGTGATTCCGGTGGGCCGGAAATGGACAGATGGACTAGAGGAATGCAAGTGGGATCGGCGCCTCGTGATTCCGAGCCGACAGAACGGCGTCGTTTGGTGTTGGATCCGCCTAAGGGTGAAAGTGAAAGCTTGACAGGTGAGATTGGTGTGAAgagtaataatagtaataaaccAAATCCTTTTGGGAATGCTAGACCTAGGGAAGAGATATTGGCTGAGAAAGGGTTAGATTGGAAGAAAGTGGATTTGGAAATCGAGGCTAAGAAAGTTAGCAGTAGGCCAACGAGTTCACATTCCAATAGTAGGCCAGGGAGTGCGCAGAGTGGGAGGTCGGGTGAGGGCTTTGGTGCTGAATTGCAGGGGGTAGAGAAGCCGAAACCGAAAGTGAATCCTTTTGGTGATGCTAAGCCTAGGGAAGTATTGCTTCAAGAGAAAGGTGTTGATTATCGAAAGATTGATTTGGACTTGGAGCGCCGAAGGCTTAACAGGTTATCATTCtatgtttcatcttttgttgaAACTTTTAAATAACTTGACTTTGTGAAGTTGGTTTTACTTTAGGCAACTAAAACTATATGTAAGATATGCCCTGTCAATTTTTATACTCGATGCACCTAAATTGTAAGTTGTGAAGTTGTGATTAATCAATTGGCTCTTGTCTTGATAAAAGGCTTTTTTAGTTAACCCATTTAGACAACTACTAAAATACTAAATTCTATACATCTTCTTAATGCCTGATTTTCAACCAACTGTAGACAGGATTCAAAGACTATAGTACTATATTAACATTTTTGAATCACAAGCATTAATAGTCAAAAACATTTACCTGTACGTTTCAAGTGCCAATAATTTGGTTTTGGCTGGTGATATACATTGTGTTGCGGGGAAATTTAGTTCATGTTTGGTTTGTATGAAAATTAAATTGAACATGTATTGTGAAACCAGTATTTGTCATTTCGACATAAATATGTTATTGATAGTGTTCAGGGCTGTTCTATACCTTGGTtgctctttctttttctctggTAATATGGTAAATTTTTAGCTAGCTTGATTACACACTTATTGTTGCAGTTTTTGTGATGCATTGTTACGAACATTGCAAATAAAGTCTGCAGTAGTCTTTTGATAACGTGATATACTTAGATGACTGCTAGGGAGAATTTGAGATGCCAGGATTGAGATGACACTATTGCTTTTAGAACTTGTCTGAATGCAAGAAATATGATTGAGATGCCAGGATTGTTAGGTTATAATGGCTTTTGCTACATTCAAGCTTTCCAACTCTTCGAAGCTGGCTTGTGTCATTAGGCCCTGTTTATGCTGGTTGtttcctttttgttttgtcCAATAGCAAGGAAGTTACAGTTTCACTTTTAGTGGAATTTGAAGGTTATATGTATAGTACTGGTAATTAAATTCGATGTCTTTTTTTAAAGAGTCACATTGCATGTTACATGTATAACTACAATGCCCCGAGATCACTGGCCACCTATCATGAAATGATAACAAGGTATCTTGAGTGAAGTAGTATCTTAGAGTTGTGTTTGTTGGTGCTTATCACCTCCAAGTATGATTAGCTTGATCAACATTTCCTTACTAAAAATGACAGTATGGATTATACTTTTGTGGAAGCCCAGACCCACATGGCTTTACCtgtacataattttttttcccgTTCTGTGTTACTTGCCTAGGTGTTGATTGTGCATATGTAGTAGCCATTTTTAGCTGTTTCAAGTAGGTTTGATTTATGATTCTTGGCTCCTTGTTAATCATCTTTCCCTCTTAAGTTCTTCATTGCATGTTACCTTTTCTTTTGTGGTTTGATTAACTTTAAATTCGAGGCACTCGACTAGAGGACCTAGAAccaattatataattaaaactgTACGTTATATTCTATTAAGCTTCTTGGAATTTGTCGGAACATATAGTGTAGTGTGAGAGTGCTTTTCACGTGGCTTGTCTTCACTTATACGAAGGATGGACTAAATTTTATGATCTTTTTGAGATTGAGCCATAGAGCTTAGGTCGTTAATTGTTAAAGTACTAATATTCTTATTTCTTAATTtagtgacttgattctcaaatTTAATTAGTAGCTTCATAGCATAATACATTCCGGAATTGTTGTTCTTAATTTAATATTCTACTTTCAGACAACTAGTAAAGCGTGCCTCTCTTCAGAAGAAGTAATCCTATATTAATGTAGAAATTTGGATACGAGTATAAAACATATAACTAACATGTCTCCCTTGGTTGTCACTCAATGCGTTTAATGCTATGTAGTCTCTAGTAATAAATTGCCAAGACCACGGTGGCCacttactttttattaaatgagTTTCTTATATGTTAAGGGATATATTCTTTTTAGATCTTTGAATGATTCGTCTTTCTTTTAGTCAAGAATTCTCTCTTATATTTACTTGCCTATAATGCGGATGGTTAAAATCTCTAAAAGGCGAGTAATTTTTTCAGGTCTGAGACAGAAGCTGAAAAGAATTTGAAGGAAGAAATAGAAAATTTGAAGAGAGAGTGTGAGAAAGAATCTGTTTTTAATGCAGAAAAGGGATATAATGGAAATCAAAGCAGTCTACATAATAAAATACTTCAACTAGAAGGGGAACTGGAACAGTTGAGCCGTGATCTGGACGATAAACTGCGGTTTACTCAAAAACCCATTGAAAGGCCCGGTTCTGGAGCTGGAAGAGTGGGACCTGGGTTTCAAGAAAGACCAGGTTCTGGAGCAGGAAGAGTGGGCCCTGGGTTCCAAGATAGACCAGGTTCTGGAGCAGGAAGAATGGGTTCAGGATTTCATGACAGACCAGGTTCTGGGGCTGGAAGAGTCGGCATGGGCTTTCCAGAAAGACCAGGTTCTGGAGCTGGAAGAGTGAACTCTGGCTTTCAAGAAAGACCAGGTTCTGGAGCAGGAAGAGTGAGCTTTGGCTATCAAGATAGACCACCTTCGCAATCCAGTTCATTTGATGAGTCCAGAAGTGTCGATTTTTCTGAAAGGCATTGGTCCCGTGGAGATCCCTGGATGAGATCTGGACCACCCGGTGATGACAGAAGAGGTTTTGGTGGTGGAAGAGACAGAGGGTTTTTGGGAAACAGAGAACTTGGAAGGTATGCACTTTTCATCGATACTTCATTTAAAGCTTTTTAACTTCTTAAATGCCTTGCTATTTGCTATATTATTCCACACTTGACTGAGTATACGTTCTAGCTTATCGAGTATTGCTAATCCTTTTTAAGGTCAAAGAGGTTACCAAAAGGTAAATAtagaagataaataaataaataaaattactcaTTTTCTTGAAGGATCAAAAATATAACAAGAAAATATACAGAGAAGTGTAGAGAAGCATAGCCATCTGTAGAAAGTTGAACCtgtttaatgtatatttatgtgcTTAAAGTGTTGCTTTGGGAAACACCCCGGCTACTAGATTTGAGACTGTACATTTGCACGTGTTTGGTGAGAGGTGGCCGATTGTGGGTGGTTTCATAACACATAGGCTTTTGTACGGGTTGTGTTGATCTGAAaaagtttcaatttttaatgTTTAGAGTTAGATTATTAGATAGTTATTTTGTAAACAATCATTAcccaattatatattttcaataatGATTGGATTCTGTAAATTAAGTTATTTAGGAGGTTTTCTGCTTCAAAATACATTTTGGTTGAGGTTCGATCAATTTgactttttttctttgtaactaATCTGTTTCTCTGTTATGAAATTTTAACCAAATAGACCAATTAGGTCAAAGTTGCCACCCCTGTTATGATGCACGGATAAGATAAAAGAAACAGCAAAGATACAAGTCTAATACGTACATATGATTATGTTTGGGAACTCCTGAGCTAGTATTGTTgaatagaataaaaataaagcCTGCTTTTATGGCTGGTTCTTCTTGTCAGTCTTATATTTATTGAGTAAATGCTCGAATTAAAGAAGAATGTTAGACCATTGACATGATTGCGGTTGTCATTGATCATGTTatgatattcatatatatatataaatatataatatatatatatatatatcagataaTATAATGCTATTTTGGCAGGTCAAACTCAAGGgagagatggtgagggtgaatGACTAGTAGAAGAGACCAATAATACAAATTTTGTGAAAGGAGTAGAATGAAGGTTGACTTTGAAGAACTATTTTATAATCCAATTCCAGTTGTTAGTTTGCTGCCTGTGTAAAGCTTCTCTCTGGTTTGGTCAAAAAAGGACACGTGCTGTCTTGTTAAGTTGTCACCCAAACCCTCTTCTTAATTTTGATTGTAAATCTGGAATCGGATTATCGGATAATTTAACTGTTTATTTTCTAAGTTAGTTATGGAATTAGGGTTGATGAACAAAAGGCAGTGAAAACCTTGGTCATTGTTTCTATCTAATTAAATTCATCTATTGTagttttttagtattttgtaaTATGATTAACCTTTTTATGTGATGCCTCACTTATTTTATTGCGTTAatgaatgtatgtatattatCATCTAACAAAATTGTGCCAAATTTGTCTGAATAGTTGTCACCTGTTTTGATCGTACGACTTGATACTTGTATTATTATCCAAATCGTCTTTTCATATATGCAATTGCAATGTATCGTATTTTTGTCGATAGTTTTATGAATTGGAAAAATATCTGGAGAAGTACAAACCATTCTTGACTTCAAATTAAGTAGTGGCCATTCTATAACAAGTAAATCACATCATCCTAGAGGTTGATGACCATTGACCATTCTTAATCAACTGAATTGACAAACCCCTGAGTTAATGCTGCTGGCAGAATTTCTTCGTTAGTCATTAACCTCCGTGCTGAAGTTGCCATCCAACAGTTACAACCGaagtttttagttattttttttctaactattAAAATTCTAGTTATTTAATCAAAGTTATAGTTATCAAGCAACAATAATGGACTTGAAAGGTTGTCTTGTGGTGGCAGTCTCTATTTTCATGATTTTTCAGTTAAGGTAGTTTCTCTAATCTgaatgatcatcatcatcaatcagtGCCGGTTTCCAGCAAACTTCAGCTTTGGTGATTCGTATTCAGACAAAGGAGCCACGTCTGCTGCATTTGTCCGGTACACTGCTCCTTATGCGATGACATTATTTTCGAAAACCTTCTGGCAGGGCCTCTGATTGGCATCTAATAATTGATTTCATGGGCAAGTCCATTGAAAAAAGGTTACCTCAATTATTAGGTACTATTAATCGGCAGCTTGATCGATataaatttttgtttctttattggAGTTATTGGAAAGTTGTGATTGTGATTTTTAGTTCACTTCAGAAAAAGATCCGAAGGCTTGAGCTTGATGGATCCAATACTTCATATATGTACCATCATTACAGTTCTTTAATTGCAACAACATATTAATGCTACAGTAACCTAACAAATTTCTGTTTGAATTTGCGAAACAATATGTTTTGTGCAGCTAAAAAGTTAGGTTTGGAATATTTAAGTCCATTCTTGGACTCTATTGGAACAAATTACCTGCACGTTGCTAATTTTGCTACCAGTTCAGCCACTATTCTGCCGGCAAATGCTCCTATGCTGAACAATTCTTTTAGTCTGTTCACAATTCACACAATTAAAAGAATGATCTTCTGCTTTGTTTTGCTAAGGTATAAATAGCTTTACTATCCATTTTAAGCGTTTTGGTTAAAAATGGCAGCCAAGTAGCCAACTCATGCTCATTATCCTGTTTTATTTGGTTGTGTTGAGGGTCAGCGAAATGTTGTGACATCTAAGGTCATTTTCCACGACTTGAAGATTATGGTCTGGCCCTTCACATGTTTGACATAGGAGCTGTCCTAATGGCTGGATTCGATCAAAGAATAAGGAGCAATAGACTAACATATATATTCCTAATCTAACCCATCAGTTTTCTTTGCTGTAGAGGTGATGTATCTTTTCTCACACCCCACTTTTTAAGAGAAATGTATCATAGTTTTGTATTCGCGGGTTACTACATTTGAAATTTTTATGTACGCAAATTCTTCGGCTTTGCCGTTAACTTCTGTTTATTTTGTTACAGAAACTATACCAATGAGGAGCAAGAGTATTTTGGATTCAAATTACAAGCACGCTCGGTTGTATAACCCATTTTATGTGAAGAAGTTTCCACCATCTCTAGACAACACAGACCAAATCCGGTGTGTGAAGTTACATAGTAAATTGGTGTTAGAATTTAATAAACAGCTCAAAGAGAAAGTTTCACAATTCCGAGCACAACTTCAAGAAACATCATTGGTGTACGTTGACACTTACTTGGTCAAGTATTCTCTCTTCAGTGAAGCAAACAAGCATGGTAAGCAATTTCTATTGATCTTCACCAGGGTTTATCCTGATTCTAAAAGCTTTAAATTTGCCTAAAGGTAAAGATTAGAGCCATCTCGgattatcataaatataatgttgaTGAGATGAATGCCGCATAGATGTGATATAAGGAGCCACCTTATAGTActaaactaaaaaaagaaaaaactgtaTTTGTATGCAAAAATAGATAAAGGTAAAACTTGATAATCAAGGCGACTCTGCTGGGGATCGAACCCAGAATCTCTGGTTTCGTAGACCAGCGCCTTATCCATTGGGCCACAAAGTCAATTTTGATTATCTTTCTGACTGAAACTATTCGTAAAGAATTTGGCCCAACAAACAAATTTCTCTTCTGCTTTTAATATATGGGTAATGGGATTACCCGATGAGTATACTATATCACAATTCACAACATCGAAAAGGTTCCGTACAAGTGATATGGCTGAATACCATATCAATTCATATACACGACATGCCGTATATTTGTAATCAAGTTTAAAAGCAAACCATAACGAAAAGAATTACATATTAGCtaatacatattaatatttcaaTCGTGTAAATACTATCTATATGTTTACAACCCTTTCGAGATATCGACGATGTTAATATAATAACTAGTTATTATGTTAATATAATCCTAGCTATGACAGTGTGAATGCTCTTAGATCATTTGTGTATTAATGacttttttaattatctatCTAATGAAATATTATAGTATTCAACTAAGGAGCCCATTTTCTTATTAAACAATAACCAAATCTGAACACAAGTCATCTTTTATTGTATTCATCAACATTATTCATGTTGAAGTGTTAAACTGACCTCAATTAAAATCCCTAGTAATTCTTTTTGGTCATTAAGAAATTACAACTATGGATATGCATAATAAAGGGTGTTTGATGGTTGCATTTGGTGTTCTTTTAGTTGGcactttttatatattgatgTTGGTCAATGGAGAAAGGATCTCAAGTATTTATGATCATGAATCAAGTTGTTGTTGTCAGTTTCCAGCAATATACAACTTTGGTGATTCGAATTCAGATACAGGAAGTGTATCTTCTGTTTTCGGCACTCTTGCTTCGCCTTATGGGATGACTTATTTTCATAAACCTGCTGGGAGGTACTCTGATGGGCGTTTGATCATTGACTTTATgggtaaacttttttttttttttttaatcaaaagttCATTTCAGTTATTGATTTTAGGTCCCCAACCCCGACCAGATTCCCTGAATATGTTTATCTAAGCCCGGAATCTCTTGCAAGAAAGTTACATAGGGAGATACAAACTTGGGACCTCTTGCAAGAATGTACGATGGCAGACCCccccttttttctttaaataataagGGTTGCATTCACCGAAAATAAATTTTGCGCAATTTTCAACCCGTTTGACCTATTTCATCATAATCTAAAGTTTTCATGTTCGACCCgttatagattaaatagatAGATTGgtcaaatcaaatcaataaaGTTCAATGGTTAAGAGGGGTGGATCCTATATGACTGTATGAGATATTAGACTATGCACATTACCATTTTTAGCAGAATTAcgtttatcttttattaatgttaatatgTGCTACAAAAATAGGAACAAAAATTGTCAGTGCAAATCTTGTTTAGGTTATTTCATTCGATTTCTATACATGGGATTGAATTTGTGAACCGATATGCATGTGCAGCTGAAATATTAGGTTTGCCATACTTGAGTTCATATCTGGACTCTATTGGAACAAATTTTCGACATGGTGCTAATTTTGCTGCCAGTGGGTGCACCATTCAGCCTGCAGACTCACTAATGCTGAACAGGACTTATAACCCTCTCACTCTTGATGTACAGCTCTTGCAGTTTGAACAACTCAAAAAGCGAGCATCTGATTTGTATAGTGAAGGTAGGTATGAGCTGCTAAGCATTTGTTTAAGTAATTTTGGTGAAAATTCCC includes the following:
- the LOC122608414 gene encoding eukaryotic translation initiation factor 4B2-like: MSKTWGKIGAWAAEAEQADAEEAAAAAAAAAAAPPQSYPSLKEAVNTNKGKKKTKMTLQEFTMAGTGTGIGSAARGLTPEEMMRLPTGPKERSAEEMQYGRSGGGFSSYGTGRNAGRPGSDGDGAWGNNRRSYSGFEDRGTGPRVSRVPEYDQQQPSRADEVDNWKMMKKTTSFDVNPRPNRLGQFSRADELDNWTVNKKPSVMPNTRSNTFGQGFRDSGGPEMDRWTRGMQVGSAPRDSEPTERRRLVLDPPKGESESLTGEIGVKSNNSNKPNPFGNARPREEILAEKGLDWKKVDLEIEAKKVSSRPTSSHSNSRPGSAQSGRSGEGFGAELQGVEKPKPKVNPFGDAKPREVLLQEKGVDYRKIDLDLERRRLNRSETEAEKNLKEEIENLKRECEKESVFNAEKGYNGNQSSLHNKILQLEGELEQLSRDLDDKLRFTQKPIERPGSGAGRVGPGFQERPGSGAGRVGPGFQDRPGSGAGRMGSGFHDRPGSGAGRVGMGFPERPGSGAGRVNSGFQERPGSGAGRVSFGYQDRPPSQSSSFDESRSVDFSERHWSRGDPWMRSGPPGDDRRGFGGGRDRGFLGNRELGRSNSRERW